The following coding sequences lie in one Cygnus olor isolate bCygOlo1 chromosome 8, bCygOlo1.pri.v2, whole genome shotgun sequence genomic window:
- the TMEM205 gene encoding transmembrane protein 205 produces MEGPGPSRGTTLTNAEPSNAVKLLHLLFLSTFWGMQIWVTFVAGLVMRSRLPRHTYGFIQRELFPYYFHIGSTCAFLNLTLFAMYHPSELLSEEETTQVVASCFKRPAGCSPKPCPCGGPLRPALLGLLCRHLIHRVSRRALLPLQIIVFFVCVAVSALNAQWFGQATSDIAADMHRIERGRGLGQEVGLFAGESCRELRASDPGYGQLARQLALYRAASALCNLCCIACNGFSLYYLAAHLSAL; encoded by the exons ATGGAGGGACCCGGCCCCAGCCGGGGCACGACGCTGACCAACGCGGAGCCCTCCAACGCGGTGAAACTGCTGCAcctgcttttcctctccacCTTCTGGGGAATGCAGATCTGGGTGACCTTCGTGGCGG ggctGGTGATGCGCAGCCGCCTCCCCCGCCACACCTACGGCTTCATCCAGAGAGAGCTCTTCCCCTACTACTTCCACATCGGCTCCACCTGCGCGTTCCTCAACCTGACCCTATTTGCCATGTACCACCCCAGCGAGCTGCTCAGCGAGGAAGAAACTACCCAGGTAGTAGCCTCTTGCTTTAAAAggccagctggctgcagcccgAAGCCCTGCCCCTGCGGGGGCCCGCTTCGTCCcgctctgctggggctgctctgcagaca TTTAATCCACCGCGTTTCACGGCGGGCGTTGCTCCCCTTGCAGATCATCGTCTTCTTCGTCTGCGTGGCCGTCTCCGCGCTCAACGCGCAGTGGTTCGGGCAGGCCACCTCCGACATCGCGGCGGACATGCACCGCATCGAGCGCGGCCGCGGCCTGGGGCAGGAGGTCGGGCTGTTCGCCGGCGAGTCCTGCAGGGAGCTGCGCGCCTCCGACCCCGGCTACGGGCAGCTGGCCCGGCAGCTCGCCCTCTACCGCGCCGCGTCCGCCCTCTGCAACCTCTGCTGCATCGCCTGCAACGGCTTCAGCCTGTACTACCTGGCCGCCCACCTCTCCGCCTTGTGA
- the TTC4 gene encoding tetratricopeptide repeat protein 4 gives MGPGREERGGLRSTMAELEESGEARRYRGGFNPDTWEQELEAIPMFMKRCPAEIDAARQPDLACLQSLLFDEEQDPAELAKMYKNEGNEYFREKDYGRAVVSYSEGLKKKCEDVELNAVLHTNRGAAHFHLGNYRSALNDAIQAKKLKPTHLKAIIRGALCHMELKNFSEAIAWCEEGLRIDSKEKKLVEMRAKADKLKRAEERDARKAKVIEKKQQGQKEILLAAIKERNIKLVLEPSDDEEEISDGLAEISLDGFHSDNATGAKVHLDADGNLNWPVLFLYPEHEQTDFVEAFHENSRFIDHLTVMFAELPPWDLERKYLPGNLELYFEDEERAEMYELNPEQTLLQALQHQRYFVKAGTPTVLAFVKRSPFSKNYFTGRKVHRL, from the exons ATGGGGCCGGGCCGTGAGGAGCGGGGCGGGCTCAGGAGCACCATGGCGGAGCTCGAGGAGAGCGGCGAGGCTCGGAGGTACCGGGGCGGCTTCAACCCGGACACCTGGGAGCAG gagctggaggccatCCCCATGTTCATGAAGCGGTGCCCGGCCGAGATCGACGCGGCGCGGCAGCCCGACCTGGCCTGCCTGCAGTCCCTGCTCTTCGACGAGGAGCAGGACCCCGCAG AGCTGGCCAAGATGTACAAAAACGAGGGCAACGAGTACTTCAGGGAGAAGGACTACGGGAGGGCCGTCGTCTCCTACAGCGAGGGGCTGAAGAAGAAGTGCGAGGACGTGGAGCTGAACGCCGTGCTGCACACCAACAGGGGGGCCGCGCACTTCCATCTGG GTAACTACCGTTCTGCTCTCAATGATGCAATCCAAGCAAAAAAGCTGAAGCCCACCCATCTCAAAGCAATCATAAGAG GAGCTCTCTGTCACATGGAGCTAAAGAATTTCTCTGAAGCAATAGCATGGTGTGAGGAGGGCTTGCGAATagattcaaaagagaaaaagcttgtGGAAATGAGAGCTAAAGCTGACAAATTAAAG CGAGCTGAGGAGCGGGACgcaaggaaagcaaaggtgATAGAGAAGAAACAACAAGGTCAAAAGGAAATTCTGCTTGCAGCAATAAAG GAAAGAAATATCAAGCTGGTTCTTGAACCTTCAGATGATGAAGAGGAAATATCGGATGGTCTGGCTGAGATATCTTTAGATGGGTTCCACTCCGACAATGCCACGGGGGCCAAGGTGCACTTAGATGCTGATGGCAACCTGAACTGGCCTGTCCTCTTTCTGTATCCTGAGCACGAGCAGACAGACTTCGTTGAGGCTTTCCATGAGAACTCCAG atttattgATCATTTAACGGTGATGTTTGCTGAGTTACCTCCTTGggatttagaaagaaaataccttCCCGGCAATCTTGAG CTCTACTTTGAAGATGAAGAAAGGGCAGAAATGTATGAGCTGAACCCAGAACAGACGTTGCTACAAGCGCTGCAGCACCAAAG GTATTTTGTGAAGGCTGGGACGCCGACAGTTTTGGCATTTGTGAAGCGTTCTCCTTTTTCCAAGAACTACTTCACTGGCAGGAAGGTGCATCGACTATAA
- the PARS2 gene encoding probable proline--tRNA ligase, mitochondrial: MTEPPPGGHSRFRPPPPFCGLRPQPLPAPLPSGPAAAMSGGLRGWRAAAGPLLQASGAPHGARRRRRLLLSQLFQPLNLQGEGGEAGWEAGSRSHRLMVQGGLIHPGSTGCYCYLPPAVRAMEKLVRLIDGEMEAVGGQKVNMPSLSSAELWRASGRWENMGPELFRLADRHGKDYCLGPTHEEAVTELVAAQSNLSYKQLPLRLYQVTRKFRDEPKPRFGLLRSREFYMKDMYTFDASEEAARQTYELVCGAYRGLFERLGLRCVQVRAATGNIGGTTSHEFQLPADIGEDRLVLCPDGHFAANVEMLNGEQTTCPTCGEKLTQTRGIEVGHTFYLGTKYSAVYNAIYYSPDNKPHLAEMGCYGLGVTRILAASIEVLSTEDSIRWPSLIAPYQVCFIPPKKGSKEELGAVLLEHIYDDFVEAHPHLAGDVVLDDRTQMTIGKRLKDAKKLGYPYVVIAGKRVCEDPPVFEVWDQNSGEVLYLTKEGVIELLSKVQVP, translated from the coding sequence atgaCGGAGCCTCCCCCCGGCGGCCATTCCCGCttccgcccgccgccgccattttgtgggctgcgcccccagcccctgcccgcgCCGCTCCCCTCGGGGCCGGCCGCCGCCATGTCGGGAGGGCTCCGCGGGTGGCGAGCGGCGGCCGGCCCGCTGCTGCAAGCCTCCGGGGCTCCGCACGgagcgaggcggcggcggcggctgctgctctCTCAGCTCTTCCAGCCCCTAAACCTGCAGGGCGAGGGAGGCGAGGCGGGGTGGGAGGCGGGGAGCCGCAGCCACAGGCTGATGGTGCAGGGGGGGCTCATCCACCCCGGCAGCACCGGCTGCTACTGCTACCTGCCGCCCGCCGTCCGCGCCATGGAGAAGCTCGTCCGCCTCATCGACGGGGAGATGGAGGCCGTCGGCGGGCAGAAGGTGAACATGCCCAGCCTGAGCTCGGCAGAGCTGTGGCGTGCCAGCGGGCGCTGGGAGAATATGGGGCCAGAGCTGTTCCGCCTGGCTGACCGGCACGGCAAGGACTATTGCCTGGGTCCTACACACGAAGAGGCGGTCACGGAGCTGGTGGCCGCTCAGAGCAACCTGTCCTACAAGCAGCTGCCGCTGCGCCTCTACCAGGTGACGAGGAAGTTTCGGGATGAGCCCAAGCCCCGCTTCGGCTTGCTGCGCAGCCGGGAGTTCTACATGAAGGACATGTACACTTTTGACGCCTCCGAGGAGGCGGCTCGGCAGACCTACGAGCTGGTGTGCGGCGCCTACCGCGGCCTCTTCGAGCGCCTGGGGCTCCGCTGTGTCCAGGTGCGGGCGGCCACAGGCAACATCGGGGGCACCACGTCCCACGAGTTCCAGCTGCCGGCAGACATCGGCGAGGACAGGCTGGTGCTGTGCCCCGACGGACACTTTGCGGCCAATGTGGAGATGCTCAACGGGGAGCAAACTACATGCCCCACGTGTGGAGAAAAACTCACCCAGACTAGAGGGATCGAAGTGGGGCACACGTTTTATCTGGGTACCAAGTACTCCGCTGTCTACAATGCCATCTACTACTCCCCCGACAACAAGCCCCACCTGGCAGAAATGGGTTGTTACGGGTTGGGTGTCACTCGCATCCTGGCAGCGTCCATCGAGGTGCTGTCAACAGAGGACAGCATCCGTTGGCCGAGCCTCATTGCGCCCTACCAGGTGTGCTTCATTCCCCCCAAGAAAGGCAgcaaggaggagctgggagctgtgctgctggagcacatCTATGACGACTTTGTTGAGGCCCATCCACACCTCGCGGGTGATGTGGTGCTGGATGACAGGACACAGATGACAATCGGCAAAAGGCTGAAAGATGCCAAAAAGCTGGGGTATCCCTATGTGGTCATAGCTGGGAAGAGGGTTTGTGAGGACCCCCCAGTCTTTGAGGTTTGGGATCAAAACTCTGGCGAGGTTTTGTACCTCACCAAGGAAGGTGTCATTGAGTTACTGAGTAAAGTGCAAGTCCCTTAA
- the LEXM gene encoding lymphocyte expansion molecule codes for MGSQGRAPASGWAGAETGSRQIQLPHFHFKVMKKKRKRQEERLGPGTYHIRGFLQETRPSSLRGVCDTRELRFRGGRRDCFPGPGTYGPRGNPYTPLEERDKRSASTRGLMDSKTEKCALPSAMGSGPGPGTYSLPSSIKEGLRRAGGCVPCQVSGDKAKPSGGRRHDWEQRKGAELSAGTAKGFLDELMSKENKKKGCFSTLPRNPGCPSERIFWATLSQCPRDAYVVGPGSYDPKPVEGSADFNQPPFWSSAKRFDRKSDRLFNGNEQHQQHVEEPMQLRALPLNPVGVGRYDVTKCENYPQKLRYQSLYLHDAQRYLSNLKQDAYLLERFRPVAKNNWRDLIPAPRCPDICEESLLLSTCKVVLGSSDR; via the exons ATGGGCAGCCAG GGGAGAGCGCCAGCCTCCGGCTGGGCCGGAGCAGAGACAGGCTCACGGCAGATCCAGCTGCCCCATTTCCACTTCAAGGTGATGAAGAAGAAACGCAAACGCCAG gaggagaggctgggccCGGGGACGTACCACATCAGGGGCTTCCTGCAGGAGACGCGGCCCTCCAGCCTCCGGGGCGTCTGCGACACACGGGAGCTGAGGTTCAGGGGTGGCCGGCGG GACTGCTTCCCTGGCCCCGGCACCTACGGCCCCCGGGGTAACCCCTACACCCCGCTGGAGGAGAGGGACAAGCGCTCCGCCAGCACGCGAGGGCTGATGGACAGCAAGACGGAGAAGTGTGCCCTACCATCAGCCATG GGCAGCGGCCCGGGGCCCGGCACCTactccctgcccagcagcatcAAGGAGGGGCTGCGGCGGGCAGGCGGCTGCGTCCCCTGCCAGGTCTCGGGGGACAAGGCGAAGCCCAGCGGTGGCCGGCGGCACGACTGGGAG CAGAGGAAAGGCGCCGAGCTGAGCGCTGGCACTGCCAAGGGTTTCCTGGATGAGCTGATGTcgaaggaaaacaagaagaaaggatGCTTCAGCACCCTGCCGAGGAACCCGGGCTGCCCCTCGGAGAGGATCTTCTGGGCCACGCTCAGCCAGTGCCCGAGGGATGCG TATGTGGTGGGGCCTGGCTCGTACGATCCCAAGCCCGTTGAGGGATCAGCAGACTTCAACCAGCCCCCGTTCTGGTCGTCTGCCAAGAGGTTTGACAGAAAGTCCGACCGCCTCTTCAATGGGAACGAG cagcatcagcagcacGTTGAAGAGCCAATGCAGCTACGAGCCCTTCCCTTA AATCCTGTAGGCGTTGGCCGCTACGATGTCACCAAGTGTGAAAACTACCCTCAGAAGCTCAGGTACCAGTCCCTGTACCTGCACGACGCTCAGCGGTACCTGAGCAACCTGAAGCAGGACGCCTACCTGCT TGAGCGGTTCAGGCCTGTTGCGAAAAACAATTGGAGAGATCTGATTCCTGCTCCACGCTGCCCAGACATTTGTGAAGAATCACTCCTGCTTTCCACATGTAAGGTGGTGCTGGGAAGCTCGGATCGGTAA